A segment of the Zingiber officinale cultivar Zhangliang chromosome 8B, Zo_v1.1, whole genome shotgun sequence genome:
aatgatgagaaaaatttataataatatgccGCAGTTgaatctcgaactctagatcactgattgttttacttgtggaattactaataaatcttgaaattatttttagtgtgaatagaaaaaaggatattaacgtaaattcattttagacttcaccaaaattagttagtaaatgatggagatttttaataaaataataagatacatatatatatatatttgcaaTTATTTGCTTAATACTTAAGAAATTTAGAATACAACCTTTTATATATCACTATGAATTACAAAAGACAAAGGGTAACAAATAAATGAAATCGTAAATATAATAGAGCAACAAATAACAAAGTTACCTCAAAAGTCACCTCATGAATATGAATTACACAAGACAAAGGTAATTTTCTAGGACTTTAAagagaaggaaataaaaaataggaaaaataaaacaaaatctgATAACCGTTCTAGGTGACGTTAAGGTGCAGTTAAAATACCTCACGACATCCATGACATGTCTAATGGAATTAATTATAAAGAATCGAATGGCTAGTCCAACTAGTTGCACTAGCAAATTGTAACTTACTACGATGTCGAGATGCTAAGCCAAGATGCCAAGATACGGAACAAAGCTGGCAAAGTGATAAATGCACCTAGTGTTACAAATGCAATAAAAGACTTTTATAAAAGCAATAAAGGGTTTTATTATTTAGAATTTATTTCGTAGTTTCTTGATCTACCATCATTAAATGTTAATGATTATGAGAAACTTTTCTCTTCTAATAACTTAGTGTAAATACCCCATGAGGGTGCTTGTAATTGACAAGTGAGTTTCAATAGAAAATTGTAATTACAACTTGAGTacattttcttctctcctttctctctaCATCTCCTAAACACTTAGCCTCAACATTTGTTCCTTctaacaagtagtatcaaagCCCCAACAACCTTGAAACCCAAAGTATCATACGGCCTAAACACTTCCAACATGACGAGCGACACAGCCGGAGCACCACCAACCTTCGATGGTTAAATTTATGTCATGTGGGCCGTGAAGATGAAAACTTTTTTGAAAGTTGCCAACCTGTAGAGCTTGATAGAGTCTGATGTACCTCCTATTGAGTTGAGAGAGAACTCGACCATACAACAACAATGGTTCTATGCCGAGGAGATTGCCAAGAGATACAAGGCGCTCAGCATGATTATTCATGCAACTGTATCAAAGATAATTTTCACAAGAATTATGGATTGTAAAACAACAAAAGGCGCATGGGATAAGCTAAGCGAAGAGTTTCAAGGAAGTATCAAAATGAGACAAATGCAAATCTTGAACTTGAGACGAGAATTTAAGTTGATAAGAATGACAAAGGTGGAAGCGATTAAAGATTTTGTCGATAGACTAATGAAAATAGTTAATCAAATTAGACTACTTGGAGAGTATATGTTGGGCAGAAGAGTTGTTGAGAAAGTGTTGGTGAGCTTGTCAGAGaagtttgaataaaaaaaattttctctgGAAGACTCACGCGACCTGTTGCAGATAAGTATTGCCGAGCTGGTGAACTCCCTACAAGCTGTTGAATTGAGGAAGGAGAATAGAATTGGCCAAGCGACCAAGACAGTGTTGGTGGCCAAATTGAAAGGCAAGGAGCGGGTATCAAAGTTCAAGGGTAATTTCAACGAAAAGAAAGGAGATTGAAGAGGAAAGGAGAAATTTGAACGGAACTTCTGATCAGATCTATTATGTTCTAGGTGTAACAGAAAGGGACAGTCGGAGAAATTTTACAGAAACAAGTCTGCAAAATGTTATAACTACAATAAACTAGGCCATTCAGCCAGAAATTGCAGAAGTAAATTCCAACCCCAAACCAAAAGAGATGATCAAGAGGATGAAGAAATAGCCTTGATGTTAAACTGGAAGAGCATGATACTGTCGAACGGAAAGAAGACATTTGGCTGCTAGATAGTGGTTGTACACATCACATGACATCGAACGAATCCTTGTTTAATACCGTTCATTCGTGCAATTGCTCGAGAGTGAGATTGGGTGATGGAAAGTTGATCGATGTACAAGGCAAAGGCAGCATTGAAGTACTGACACTTTTATTAACACACTCTTAGTTTCTAATCTTAAGCAAAGTCTTATTAGCATAGGACAAATATTGGAAGATGATTATGATGTTCAGTTCTTTGATAAAAAAGTGTGAAATTAGAGATTCTAAGAATGACTTGATTGCTGTTATTAAAATGGTGAATAGGAGCTTTTCAATGAATTGGGGTGAAGTTTTGGCAAATGCTATAGTTGTCAAATTGGATGAGAGTGAATTATGACATAAATGACTAGGACATTGTAATTATCAATGGCTAGCTAGTATGTCGAGAAAAGAACTAGTGAGAGGAATGCCTAAGATTAAGAAAAAGGACGAAATTTGTGAAATTTGTCAACTCGACAAATTTTACAGACAACCGTTTAGCTCTAGGCAAGTCTGAAGAGCTATGGAGAGGCTCCAACGGGTACACAATGATACTTTTGGTCCTTTGAATATACCTTTGTTAAGTGGGGGTCAATATTTTGTGTTATTTGTTGATGAATTTAGCAGATATACTTGGGTTTATTTTATGAAATCCAAGTCATAAGTGTTCAACAATTTCAAGAACTTTAAGGAAATGGTAGAGGCTCTACACGACAATTCTAAGATATGTTGAGAGAAGTTGGAATTTATCACTAGCTAATCGTTCCTTACACTCCTCATCAAATGGAGTAAGTGGACGGAAGAATAGGACTATCCAAGGCATGACAAAATGCATGCTACACAAGAAATCCTTACCAAAATTTTTGTGAGCAGAAGCAGTAAATACTACTGTCTATTTGCATAATCAAACGAAGTCTAAAGCTATGGAAGAGAAGATGCAATACAGAGCTTGGTTTGGTGAGAAGTCACAAGTGGGACATCTCAAAGTCTTCCGAAGTCCATGTTATGCTTGGGTTCCGGAGATTAGAAGAGACAAGTTAGATAGTAGAGCAGAAATTTACATATTTGTTGGTTATAGCCTATATTCCAAAGGTTATAGACTCTACAATGTTGAAAACCAGAAGATTATTGTGGCTAGAGATGTTAAGGTGGATCAGAATTCCATATAGAATTGGGAGAACAAGAAAATTGTCCACACTGTAACATTTGTGTTGAATGTCATgcaggatgaagatgaagaagatgagaaAGTAAACCaaccaaaattaattttggaggAAGTCAAAGATGACATTCCAATAAAAGGAACCCGAAGCCTCTCAGACATCTATGAAGGATGTAATATGACTGTTTGAAGAGGCATCTTGCTTTGAAGAGCAAACGATTTTCCTGAATGGAAACAAGTAATGAAACAAGAACTTGAGATAATAGAGAAGAACAGAATTTGGAGTCTGGTGACAAACCGAGCAACAAAAAGGCTATACGAGTGAAGTAGATATACAAGCTAAAGCTCAATCCAGTTGAAagcttgaacaagtataagattAGGCTAGTTGTCAAAGGCTATGCTCAGAAGGAAGGAATAGACTATTCTGAAACCTTTGTATCAGTGGGTAGATATGATATCATTCAGCTTATCTTAACTTTGCCCGCTCACCATTCTTGGAAAATctatcaaatggatataaaattCGCTTTCTTGAACAACAACCTCCAAAAAGAGATATATATAGAGCAGCTAGAAGGGTTCTACAAAGAAGGTGAGGAGGAGAAGGTGTATAAGCTGAAGAAAGCAATGTATGATTTAAAACAAGCGCTAAGAACTTGGTATGCAAAGATCAACGACTATTTAATCTAGCAAGAATTCAAAAGGAGTTGGAATAAAGCAACTCTCTACATTAAAAAAAGGGGTGAACAAATACTCAATCTCTATATATGTTGATGGTATTAGGATCAGTGGGAGctaccaaattcaaataaaaaatttccaAGCTGCTATGGAGGAGAAGTATGAGATGAACAAGTTTGGAGAGTTGAATTATTTTTTAGGCTGGGAGATCTAAAGACAACTTATATCAACGAAAATATCTCAAGCAGGTCCTAAGGACACACGACATGGAGAAATGTAAGTCAATGTCCACTCCTATGGTTTATGACCAAATTGTGACAGTGAAGAAATGAGTTCAACTGACGCAATAAAGTTCTGAAGTCTGATCGGTAGCCTTCTATACTTAGCACATAACCGATCGGATATCATGTTTGCAACAAGCTACCTATCCAGATATATGACCAATCCACTGTGTGGGTATATAGTAGAAGTGAAAAGAATGTTGATATACTTGAAGGTACTAGCAACTATGGAATACTGTACGACAAGAAACCTGAGGCTATAAAAAATGAGAAGGTTGTATTATACATGTATTCAGATAGTGACTGGGGTGGCTCAAAGGAAGACATGAAGAGCACCTTAAGCCACTGCTTTAGTCTTAGAGTAGAGATGGTCACTTGGAACTCCAAGAAGAAAGAAGTTGTGGTCCAATCTAATGTCGAGATCGAGTATATTGCTACAACAACTGCTACAAATCAAGTTATATGGCTTAGGAAGATGTTGAACGACTTGAATCAAAACCAAGAAGCAACAACAATAATTTTGTGTGACAATGAGTCTGTCATTGCAATAAGTGAGAATCacatttttcataatagaataaAACACATGAAAATCAAATTCTATTATTTGAAGGAAATGGAGATGGAAAAATAGGTACACATGGAGCACATTTCAACTGAAGAAATAGTGACAAATGTTCTCACTAACCCGTGTCAAGATCAAGGTTCAAAAAGCTTAGGAAGAAGTTTGGCGTAATTTGCAACCCTACTATCAAGGAGGGAAATGTTGCAGGTGACATCAAGACACAGTCAAAATGCCTCACAATATCTCCAATGGAATTAATTGCAAAGAACTGAACAGCTAGTCCAACTGGTTGCACTAGCAAGTTGCAACTTGCTACGAGATTTTGAGATGCTGAGTTAAGATGTTGAGATGTCGAAATACTGAGCAAAGCTGGCAAAGTGATAAATGAACAAAAGTTACAAAATCAATAAAGGACTTTTATGAAAGCAAtaaaggacctttatgatttagAATTTATTTCGTAGTTTCTTGATGTACCATCATTAAATGTTGATAATTATGAGAAACCTTTCAACTTTTGATAACTTAGTATAAATTCCCTACGAGGGTGCTTATAATTGACATGTTCAATTTGTAAGTTTCAATAGAAAGTTGTAATTATAACTTAAGTATATTTTATCCTCTCCTTTCTCTCTATACTCCTAAACACTTAACCTCAACATCCGTTCCTTCCaacaataaccatatctaattTTCAAAGTTACCTCAAAATCTGACATTGTATAGCTTCCTTCCACACGCCATCTCTTTTATCATTTAACGAAAGTCGACCTTCAATAAGCATCGTAGCAATTAGGGGTAAATATTCGGttaaaaccgaaccgaaccgaaccgaattaaccgaaccgaaccgatttGTTTTCGAataaaccgaaccgaaccgatttttgataaaaaccgaaccgaaccgaaccaaATTTTCAAGAAAACCGAACAAACCGAACCGAAcaaaccgaataaaccgattttttctaaaaatttgatttagcttaataaaaatttgatttggtCTAAAATTTATGGTCTAAACAACCGATTTGGTTTAAAAATTCGGTCTATTTGGTTTATTCAGTTTAAccgaataaaaaaaatcaaaaccgaacccaaaccgaattaaccgaattaaccgattttttagaaataaaaaatcaaatttccgaataaaccgaaccgaatttttaAATTCGATCGGTTTAATCGatttattcggtttaaccgaacttttgctcacccctaaAGCTTAGTATAAGATTGTATcacattatattttttttaaaaaaaaatggatcaCTAATATTTGAatcaattattattaatattattttaattgttaGTTATAAAAAATGATAAGTTTTTTATCAACAATAACATATTTtagaaatcaaacaaaaaaaaacaatcctTTGATGGAGCAATGTTcctaaaattcaataaaactagagATAAACGAGACTAAAACTTTCCCACAGATTTTCCAGACAAATAAGCAAATATGCTAAAAAAAACTGGAGTTATATAACTTTCTCACAAATGAACTTtcccaaaataaaagaaaaattatcccTTATTTAAATCAACCATTAAACTAAAAATATATATCTAGAAGACTACAGCTTTGAAGTTTTGCCAAAACAATATTCCTTTTCCTCTTTATAGTGAAGAAGCTAAACCTTGCAAGGTTTACAGATTAATGGATGGACATCagcgaattttaaaatttttcgatAACTGCTCATAATATTTTCTTTCCTGCTCCACCAAAAAGAATAAACTTGGTCATGTCAAAACATAAGAAAGGCATTATGATGcacgaaaaaaatatatatatagcaaGGAAGGGAGCTAGCCTGTATGGctaaaataaaaaaaggaaacaaaaatagaAGTTACACGCTTGAAGTTGCAGGACATGCAACAAAGTTTGAAGACCTGCATACCTCAATTGACTAGTGATGAGATAATATTTTTATCATGCAAAATTTACACATGGACGGTTTGAAAAAGTTAATTGACTAGCCACTCATTCTAAAAATTTAGTATTGCTATGAAAGGTACTAATATATGCATTTGCAGTTTAATAGATGTTAATTAGTATATTCACAACATAAAAAAGTCTGCATACAAAATGAATTCAAAATGGACAAGTTACACTCTGCTGAGCATGTGATTTTTAGAGAACAAACATTCAAATATTTAGTGAAAAAATAACAAGCATGTTAGTCATGAAACTAATGAAAGAATGAGAATTCACATGTGTTTTCAGTACCTAAATCTCAATTGCAATTCtaaaagaaagattttcaaaatgaaataAGACAATTGAATATAAACAAAAACAACAACCATAATGTGCAAATCATTCAAGGCAAGAATAATGGCTAAGGGTTTGCAGTGGGCAAGCATTAGATTGAGAGATTGCTACAAGCCTACAAACATGAGAATAAGTAGTCCAAAGCACAGGACTTCTGCCCAACTTGAAAAGGAAATTATTAGGATTACTTAAAGCAAAAATTCTAAGATTACCTTCTCAGAGACGGATGGCTTGATTGTCTGCAGAACTTGCCTAAAGTGTGATGGCTTAATGCCACTTTGTTGTGTAATCTCAATACCCTGTTTCATGCAATCAATCTCCTCTGTTGAAAGAGCCGTGGCAGCTTCGCTCATCTGGTGAATAAGAGTATAAATAAGGTTGAAGTGTAATCAAATGCAAATGAAATAGCCTAAAGTTTGTGGATTGGTGCATATACTAGAGGTCTTAATCGTCCAAATTAAATAATCTGCGCATTCCCCTGAAAAATGCAGTGATTAAGCACAGAACAAGACTAGACACAAAAACTTAATAGGATAAGTTAGTTATATGTGGCCTTGTTAAGAAGTGATCAGcttttctttcaaaattacaaGTGCATTCAGCAAACAATGGCAGCATCAAAAGAAGCAAAAAAAACCTAAACCTAaggggagagaaaaaaaataccaAAGAAGCTAGATCAGCACCACTGAAGTTAGAACATTCCTCTGCCAGAGCAACCAAATCTACATCTTCTGAAATAGGCATCTCTCGAGCAAGTGCCTTCAATATTAGTAGTCGTTCGTCAAAACTAGGCAATGAAACATATACAACTTTGCCCAACCTTCGTGGTCTTAGGAGAGCAGGATCCACAGCCTCAGGTCTGAAATGGTCAACATCTTACTCCATAGATGTACATGAGAACTTATAAATTAAGAGAGGTTAGAATTAACAAACCTGTTTGTTGCTGCAATAACAAATACATCTTTTCGCTCTTTAGCACCATCTAGCTCAAGAAGTAGCTACATGATTGACAAAGTGattgagcaaaaaaaaaaaaaaagtaacaagTTGCATATGTCAACTCCTAACTACTAAAAGGGATTTAACAGTTAAACCTGGGCCAATTGTTGTTCAACAACTTGTGAATTTTCTCCCTTGCGCTTACGTGCCAAAACATCAATCTATTGGAAGAACATAAAGCTTGTTTAGTGTAAAAGTATCAAAGATACTGAACTCAttcattaaaatttaaaaaaataaactgtATGATAGCAAGTAAAAAACTGTCTGCTCTAGGAATTACTGATGGAGATTGAGTTACCAGGCACAAAGATATGGACACTTAAATAACTTTCAAGCATTAGCTGGATGATCTATTTGAACTTTGGATTCAAATGACAAGCCAAAATGGCTAGCGGTTGAGAACTAGTAAAAAGGTTGGTTTATATTTTATATAGATGGATTAAAAGTGTTTTCTCCACATGGATTAAGCCAATGGTTGGATTCAAGAGAAGTTTTTCTATTGCATAAGTTATCAAAATCCATCATTTGCATGAAGGTTGCAAACAAATAGCTAATAAGGAATTACAGACAAGAAAAATGCATGACGAAAACTGAGATAGATGATAGGCACAATCGATTGAGGCATCAGAGTTAACAAACAGTTTTAAAAATTGACACCATTCATCTCTAATAAATTCAACAGCATTAAAAAGCTAATGATAACTTCAAAATTTACTTTCTGgaaaacaaaatttgaaaataggAATTTTTCATGAACCAATTTAGGAATAAGAACAAGCATTTTCTTATATGGTAACAATTACTAGCATCATGTATTGTTCGAGTATTCACATCTATTCATATTGAAATACGATATAAAGAACTGTTAAAGGGTGAGCTCAGTAATGTGTCACTGCTTTCTCACATATAATGAACAAAATACCATACAATCCAAACCAAATAATTATGAGAAGTTCCTATCTCTACAAATAAATAATGTCTCATTTACCTCATCAAAGAAAACTATACAAGGAGAACACGCCTGAGCACGACGAAATacttttcttattttccgctcACTTTCACCAACGTATTTGTTTAGTAATTCAGGACcctaacataaaaaaataaaaggaatcaAATTCTCATTGAAAGTCATCTAAAACAAGGGGCATTTACCCAAAAACATGACTGAGGAAACCTCTATGTAAATAAAATTGACTCCGACAACATTTGCTACTGCCTTGACAATTAATGTTTTACCACAACCCGGAGGCCCATACAATAAAATTCCATCCTCGAATTTGACTCCATTTTTCTGAAAGTATGAGAGAATCATGAATGGAAAAAACATAATACAATAGGAGAAGTTGAAGAAAATAAGAATATTCTATAAATACACAAGACGGAAATTACTACAAGAAAACTAATGAGAAAAACTTACCTTATAAACCTCAGGGTATTTTATACGATCAATTATAatcttctcaaatattttttttaatgaagaaAGACCACCAACATCATCCCATGTAATGTTTGGTATTGGGGAAAATCCTTCTCTCATAGAAGAAGGTTGAACCATTTTCAGTGATTCCTGCAAAAAACATTTTAATAGTCAACATTGCAAAGAATAAGTTTGAAAGCACTACTGCAACATtgcaaaattttgatattttttttacacAATGCTAAGATTCAATTTGCTAATCTCATGCTGAAAATGTAGGACAATTCAAACAATCACTTAGTCTTCATACAAATAAATCAATTTGAAAAAAGGGTAACATAAAAGGAACAGAATATTAGACATCAGCTATATTAAATATAGTCATCAATGTTACTCTCATTGAACAAAAACCAACTATAAAAACCTAAAATACAACAAAAACAGATTATTGCTTGCAAAATACTTGGTTTGGATTGAACTCCAATAAGACCTGATTATAAATAGCATGCtaattgttttacttgttttGCTAAATGTATCTTTGTGCTGAATACACATTGTTGTATCTGTACATGACTACTTAAATTTAGTTCTAAATTTTTGCTTTGTGTTTTAATTGAGGACCATCCCTAGATGAGTATATGGGTTCTTTAACAATCTAGCAGGGAGACAACTCGTGCTCCATGCAACTTTAACCCAATGACATTTCCCTCGCAGGAGAACAAACACACATTCATTAAAAAGGCTCATCCATGAAAatgaaatatataatatattagaaatttatataaatagtTAAGATGTGTGTATCCccagttatttttcttttttcactaTAATCACATCCATCTAATGCACTAAAATCAATAGTATCATAGGTCCAGAAACAAGGAGCAGCATTTAACATTCTAGACTATGAGATTGTGCAATCTTATCTATAAGGAAAGATGACGATAAtactataaaataatataaaaacttaTTTACTATGATATATAGATAAGCTTCTTAAAAATGTAATATCAAAAGCTCATACATcctatattcttatatatatttaGTCAATTTAGACAAAATAATATGACAGGTAAGCTTCTAAAAAGtgacttttatttatttatttttgggaGGAGGGGTCAGAAAAAGGTGGATTTAGTTAATATTTAAGGGCATATTAGTATTTTCTCTATATTCAGAAAAAGATGAATCTATTTAATATCTAAAGCTTATTCATGTTATGTTCTTATATATATTCAGTTAATTTAGATGtgatatattttataaaaattcaaaaaacagtATTATGATGGAAATGAAATAAGAGGAGATAAATGATAAAATGACTCATAACCAATCAATCTGAGCAATCATTGGGATTGATCTAGGTCCAATATTGTAAGGCATTCCCCAAGTAATTAGTAAACCTAGATTGAACATTAATTGAGATCAGCTGAATTGAATTAGGGACAACAAAGACCAATCTAACTTTGACTGGGAATTCAGTGATAATTCATAATCAGCATGAATATTATCTAATTCGGCGGTCACACTCAAAGGAGACAACTTAATTCGCCAAACCGCCTTTTCATATCTCCACCCCTTAAGTGTACTTGCAGATGAAATGACAAGTTAACTATAGATTTACTGAACTTTCACATACAACTCATTGACAAAGTAATGATCTATAATTACATATAGCAGACAAGAGACTAGCaagtagaattaaaaaaaatatatagccaTTTATATACCAATATGGACTTACACAAGACAATGGTTACACAAACAAATGAAATCATGGATAATGGAGTAACAGATAAAGTAGCATCAGAGTTggtaattttctaggagtttaaagagaataaaaccaaaaacctagggaaaaagataaaatatgataaaattaaCGGTTTTCAAATTTACCTCAAAGTCTGACATTCGAATCTTAACACTATTAATTTCTTCAACGTCAGGGCGTTCTTCACACCAATCATCTATGCTTTTTCCTTCTAATGAAAGTTGAACTTTTCTTCCATCTACATTATGATTTATTGCTATAAAACCAGCTTCATTGCACAATGAATCCAAATCAGACCCCACAAAACCTGGTGTGCGCCGAGCTATTTCAGAGAGATTCAATTGATCATCAAGATATAGGTTACGCGTGAGAATAGACAAAATTGCAAGCCTTGCATTTTCATCGGGGACACCTAAAGCAATCTCACGATCAAATCGTCCAGTTCTTCTCAATGCAGAGTCCAGAGCATCAGGATTATTAGTAGTGCCAATAACAAGAACATAATCAGATTTCCAACCAAAAGTTTCTGATTTTGAGTTAGTATTATGTGTCTTGTGAAATTTCCGTGATTGATCCATACAAGTCATTAATTGATTCACTATTCGGCGCTCCATCCCCTTCTGCTCATTTTCCCTCTTGGAGGCAATGGCATCTATTTCTTCGATGAGAATTATCGATGGAGCAGTCCGACGTGCCTTGCAAAAAAGATCTCGTATATTCTCCTCAGAAGCACCTAAATCAGCAAAATACAAGGCAATTCATATTGTCCACTTTAATACAAACCTAAATATTAAGCAATTCAATGTGAGACGTCAAAAAAACAGTATTGAAATGTGAGGCAAATCTAGAGAGTGCAAAACAACAATATAAAGTGGAGAAATACTAAACTCTCATAAGTGTACCGGTAAAGTTGTTGTGCATTTCTAAATGAGTAACAATTGGTTCATTGATCCATTTCTTACTCCATTGCTAGAGTCCAATGCAAGGCATGAATTGGAATCCTTAAAAGGAGAAAATGAGAAAATTGAAAGTTACTCCATAAGACTTCCACACAATGAGAAAATTGCATCATAAATCCCAGGATTGGTATTTAATTGGcaaaacaaacaaaatattttAATACTTTGTCGTCCTAAAAGGGCAAGAACAAGTGCTTCAAGTATGGAGAATCAAAGATCCTGTGAACATGAAGGTAAAAGCCAAATCGCTTAAACTCTATGGCCAAGAATCTCTACAAGAATGAAACCAAGAGCCATCTTTTTCTAGCTCTTATGTTTCGACCATATGCCCATTAGAAGCAAGAATGCAAAGAGACAGCTTCTTTTGTCTTGTGAATTCAGACTATATAGTATGATTCCTTAATGTTCCGGtaatcatttatcatatttaataTTGAAAATTACTTCAGTAAATATGTGAATCAAGGGTCTTGCATTACTCAACAGAGCACCTAGGATTATATCTAGCGTGTAATACGAGTCTGAGTACTGGCAGTGGTCAAGATTAGCTATTACTACCATGattatgataaatttaaaaggaaaGGAACCAATCAAAATCGCTATTTATTACAGAAATCCTCATTTTTAAGCTGTGACAACAAATGATAAGGTCAGTTTTGTCCTAGCACTACAAATCAATTTGACCGAGGTCTCAAAATCTTACCGGTGATTCCAGATACAATTTGAGTTGCATCGATCTTGTGGAATGGCAATTTCGCCTCGTTAGCTATGGCATATGCAAGTGTTGACTTCCCACAACCGGGTGGGCCGTGTAAGAGTATTCCAGTAGTTGGCTTAATTCCCAAATTCTGTACCAGCTCTGGCACAAGAAGAGGA
Coding sequences within it:
- the LOC122016447 gene encoding cell division control protein 48 homolog C-like isoform X2, with the translated sequence MGKRGRCDFGRSFAGILRDRIASSGINVEEGVDLDALIANLRSSNPDYARLKAQPFARAVRRTLASLSCKPAAAAVAREDNDIDDAGIDPASPGISRSALGRGDSVDSRLLRSETDETVSDAQVEPEFDLMKSMLRDGYGKKSNSSKKDELESSSEEELDLEVEMEKPRKMRKVRKAIDRSGPGNEAEISIEKENTGGGGMVDCVMEQGPRFCDLGGMKEIIEEMKLKVLYPLLVPELVQNLGIKPTTGILLHGPPGCGKSTLAYAIANEAKLPFHKIDATQIVSGITGASEENIRDLFCKARRTAPSIILIEEIDAIASKRENEQKGMERRIVNQLMTCMDQSRKFHKTHNTNSKSETFGWKSDYVLVIGTTNNPDALDSALRRTGRFDREIALGVPDENARLAILSILTRNLYLDDQLNLSEIARRTPGFVGSDLDSLCNEAGFIAINHNVDGRKVQLSLEGKSIDDWCEERPDVEEINSVKIRMSDFEESLKMVQPSSMREGFSPIPNITWDDVGGLSSLKKIFEKIIIDRIKYPEVYKKNGVKFEDGILLYGPPGCGKTLIVKAVANVVGVNFIYIEGPELLNKYVGESERKIRKVFRRAQACSPCIVFFDEIDVLARKRKGENSQVVEQQLAQLLLELDGAKERKDVFVIAATNRPEAVDPALLRPRRRCRFGCSGRGMF
- the LOC122016447 gene encoding cell division control protein 48 homolog C-like isoform X1; protein product: MGKRGRCDFGRSFAGILRDRIASSGINVEEGVDLDALIANLRSSNPDYARLKAQPFARAVRRTLASLSCKPAAAAVAREDNDIDDAGIDPASPGISRSALGRGDSVDSRLLRSETDETVSDAQVEPEFDLMKSMLRDGYGKKSNSSKKDELESSSEEELDLEVEMEKPRKMRKVRKAIDRSGPGNEAEISIEKENTGGGGMVDCVMEQGPRFCDLGGMKEIIEEMKLKVLYPLLVPELVQNLGIKPTTGILLHGPPGCGKSTLAYAIANEAKLPFHKIDATQIVSGITGASEENIRDLFCKARRTAPSIILIEEIDAIASKRENEQKGMERRIVNQLMTCMDQSRKFHKTHNTNSKSETFGWKSDYVLVIGTTNNPDALDSALRRTGRFDREIALGVPDENARLAILSILTRNLYLDDQLNLSEIARRTPGFVGSDLDSLCNEAGFIAINHNVDGRKVQLSLEGKSIDDWCEERPDVEEINSVKIRMSDFEESLKMVQPSSMREGFSPIPNITWDDVGGLSSLKKIFEKIIIDRIKYPEVYKKNGVKFEDGILLYGPPGCGKTLIVKAVANVVGVNFIYIEGPELLNKYVGESERKIRKVFRRAQACSPCIVFFDEIDVLARKRKGENSQVVEQQLAQLLLELDGAKERKDVFVIAATNRPEAVDPALLRPRRLGKVVYVSLPSFDERLLILKALAREMPISEDVDLVALAEECSNFSGADLASLMSEAATALSTEEIDCMKQGIEITQQSGIKPSHFRQVLQTIKPSVSEKERKYYEQLSKNFKIR